A segment of the Candidatus Binatia bacterium genome:
GTCCCATCCGGTGCTGGCGACCCCTGGGTGCGCGGGCCTCCGGCCCGCTCTCCTCCCCACGCACTCCCAAAGGGCCACTCCTCAGCTCTGTTACACAGTCCCGCCTTGACCGGGTTCTCGCGGATATACTGGCGCACAGCGGTGAGGTGTTTCTCATCGCGAACAAAGCGATCGTAGTAGTCCGCCATCCAGAACTTCCCGGTCCGACCCAGGATCTGGTTCGCTTTCTTGGCGGTGAACGACTTCCACGACTGGACAACGTCGCCGAGAGCATGCCCTGGCACGGTCTCCACCAAGACATGGACGTGGTTGGGCATGATGCACCATTCCAGCAGGCGGTAGCGTTCCCCGTCGAAGTGGCATAGCCCTTCTTCAACGATCGTGGCGATTTCCGTCTGCCGTAGATGACACGCGCCATGACCGGCGTCTTCGTACTTGTCGATGTGGTCGCGGAGCTTGGCCAATTGCTCATCGCCGGCAGGAGGGGTGTTCAGGATGCCCAGTTCCTCGCGCCATTGCTGTAGCAAAGACGCGGGAACACTGTCGTGCAGGCGGAAGGTGATGCTCTGGACCAGGCCGGGTTGATCGAAGTGAGGGTGGTAGCCACGGGAATGCCATCCTGTGGGGGAATGCGGGCCAGAGGCCCGCGCACCCAGGGCGTCGCGCTGCACCCGCTCCCGCGCCTCCTGCACCAGATCGGAGAACGTCGTCAGCGCCA
Coding sequences within it:
- a CDS encoding transposase; this translates as MLSTKAGKEAYVEPVLTLGARASGPQEEAGGTPAVPGYRFTVKVGKPKDPESAKIGTTAGKRSAFKCLISGVPITYDHIRSEGKSGRMGARLMAIVAEGERGRVYLSPTPEHVATAQKVKPEWKPDMPLPDNTRDFKTPNYGLTTFGDLFTPRQLVALTTFSDLVQEARERVQRDALGARASGPHSPTGWHSRGYHPHFDQPGLVQSITFRLHDSVPASLLQQWREELGILNTPPAGDEQLAKLRDHIDKYEDAGHGACHLRQTEIATIVEEGLCHFDGERYRLLEWCIMPNHVHVLVETVPGHALGDVVQSWKSFTAKKANQILGRTGKFWMADYYDRFVRDEKHLTAVRQYIRENPVKAGLCNRAEEWPFGSAWGGERAGGPRTQGSPAPDGTPSWPPSSKPASPSAAPGRCAPSSATA